ACGCCAAAGGAGCGCATGCTGACCATGTACCAATAGATTAAATAGATAGAGATGACGACACCGAACAGACCCAATGTTCCCCCCATGAATAGGACAGGAAAGCGTAGTAGCCGGAATGCCAGTCCCAGCTCGAAATGCGGAATAATGAACGCTGCAATGCCAGTAATGGATACCACAATAACTAATGGAGCTGAGACGATACCCGCCTGTACAGCTGCTTGTCCCACTACAATCCCGCCAATAATGGATACTGTCTGGCCGAGCGGTTTCGGAATACGGATTCCTGCTTCACGTAATCCTTCAAAGGTAATCTCCATAATGAGCGCTTCAATCAATGCCGGAAAAGGAATGTTCTCTCTTGCAGATGCAATGGTGATAAGCAGATTGGTTGGAATGATCTCGGGATGAAATGTAGTAACGGCGACATATAAGGAAGGCAGCAGGAAAGCGACAACTGCAAACAGCAAGCGAAGTAGCCGGATGAATGTAGCGGAATGGAACCGCTGGTAATAGTCTTCGGAAGATTGCATTAATGAGAAGAATGTGACGGGAATGAGCAGGGAAAAGGGGGTCCCGTCCTGCATGATTCCAATACGTCCTTCTACCAGTGCCGCGGCAACAGTATCCGGTCTTTCGGTATATTGATATTGTGGAAAAGGAGAGAGTGGGTGATCTTCCAGGAACTCGGACAGATAACTGACACCAAGACTGCTATCCATATTAATCTCACCCAGGCTGGTTAATACATTTTCAAGAATGTCCGGTTTGCATAGTCCTTGAATATAAATTACAAAAACTTCGGTTTTAGTATATCTGCCGATGGTAAATTTAATGATTTTAAAGTCAGGATGTTTAATTTTGTGTCTTAGCAATGACATATTTACATTAATGTCTTCAATAAACGCTTCCTGAGGTCCAACAACGACCACTTCATTGGATGATTCCGGTACGGAGCGTTTTTGATAATTCTGGATTGAAAAAATGATCATACCGGACATGCCTTCGACGTATAGTGCTGCATTACCGCATACAATATCATCTACCAATGTTTCAGCTGCATCTCTGTGCTGGTTTTCAAGAGAAAAAAAAGTTCCATTTAC
The window above is part of the Paenibacillus sp. 1781tsa1 genome. Proteins encoded here:
- a CDS encoding spore germination protein, translated to MKESILLQVQSRLIGVADMIYQPLQIGPLHCTLLYIQSIVDTSIMREAIVKPLLEEAARNDVGPEFITQVVNGTFFSLENQHRDAAETLVDDIVCGNAALYVEGMSGMIIFSIQNYQKRSVPESSNEVVVVGPQEAFIEDINVNMSLLRHKIKHPDFKIIKFTIGRYTKTEVFVIYIQGLCKPDILENVLTSLGEINMDSSLGVSYLSEFLEDHPLSPFPQYQYTERPDTVAAALVEGRIGIMQDGTPFSLLIPVTFFSLMQSSEDYYQRFHSATFIRLLRLLFAVVAFLLPSLYVAVTTFHPEIIPTNLLITIASARENIPFPALIEALIMEITFEGLREAGIRIPKPLGQTVSIIGGIVVGQAAVQAGIVSAPLVIVVSITGIAAFIIPHFELGLAFRLLRFPVLFMGGTLGLFGVVISIYLIYWYMVSMRSFGVPYMQPFAPLVLRDLKDTFIRVPWFLMKKRTEAYTTDNETRQDTP